One region of Flavobacterium sp. GSB-24 genomic DNA includes:
- a CDS encoding phosphopantetheine-binding protein, translating to MNKEEIIARINGFLVDEFEVDNDDIEPDANLKDTLGLDSLDYVDLVVSIESNFGVKLVEADFVGIATFQNFYDLIETKLKAKAV from the coding sequence ATGAATAAAGAAGAGATTATAGCAAGAATTAATGGTTTTTTGGTTGATGAATTTGAAGTAGACAATGACGATATTGAACCAGATGCTAATTTAAAAGACACACTTGGATTAGACAGTTTAGATTATGTTGATCTAGTCGTTTCTATCGAATCTAATTTTGGTGTAAAACTGGTTGAAGCTGATTTTGTCGGAATTGCTACTTTTCAGAATTTCTATGACCTAATCGAAACTAAACTAAAAGCCAAAGCTGTTTAA
- a CDS encoding BtrH N-terminal domain-containing protein, whose protein sequence is MELSFTHHQSAHCENGVASNLLKNSGLNISEPMVFGIGSGLFFVYLPFIKVNYAPAISYRTLPGQIFNKVANRLNLKIKRQKFSSVANANKALDENLKNNIPTGLQVGVYNLSYFPDEYRFHFNAHNLVVYGKTETDYLVSDPVMETVTTLTHEELDKVRFAKGAFAPRGQMYYPIQVPSNVDLKSAIIKGIKNTCRDMLAPMPIVGVRGIKFVSKQIRKWPIKHGTKKANHYLAQMVRMQEEIGTGGGGFRFIYAAFLQEASVILNNEELKDLSKEMTKIGDSWRDFAVEASRIYKNRSAKEDAYNTIADELLDIANREEIFFKKLKKAIS, encoded by the coding sequence ATGGAATTATCTTTCACACATCATCAGTCTGCTCATTGTGAGAATGGAGTAGCGTCGAATCTGCTAAAAAACAGCGGACTAAACATCAGCGAACCGATGGTTTTTGGTATAGGATCCGGATTATTTTTTGTATATCTGCCTTTTATAAAAGTCAATTATGCACCTGCGATAAGTTATAGAACTTTGCCGGGACAGATTTTCAATAAAGTTGCGAATCGATTAAATCTAAAAATAAAAAGACAAAAATTTTCTTCTGTTGCAAATGCAAATAAAGCTTTAGACGAAAATTTAAAAAATAATATTCCAACCGGTTTACAAGTTGGCGTTTACAATTTAAGTTATTTTCCTGACGAATATCGTTTTCATTTCAACGCACACAACTTAGTCGTTTACGGAAAAACCGAAACTGATTATTTAGTGAGCGATCCTGTTATGGAAACCGTAACCACTTTAACGCACGAAGAATTAGATAAAGTTCGTTTTGCAAAAGGAGCCTTTGCACCTCGCGGTCAAATGTATTATCCAATTCAGGTTCCAAGCAACGTTGATTTGAAAAGTGCCATCATTAAAGGAATCAAAAATACCTGTCGCGATATGCTTGCGCCAATGCCAATTGTTGGTGTTCGAGGCATCAAATTTGTTTCAAAGCAAATTAGAAAATGGCCAATCAAACATGGAACCAAAAAAGCCAATCATTATCTGGCACAAATGGTTCGTATGCAGGAAGAAATTGGAACTGGAGGCGGTGGTTTCCGTTTTATTTATGCGGCATTTTTACAGGAAGCTTCGGTTATTTTAAATAATGAAGAATTAAAAGATCTGTCTAAAGAAATGACAAAAATTGGCGATTCATGGAGAGATTTTGCGGTTGAAGCATCCAGAATTTACAAAAACAGAAGTGCCAAAGAAGACGCTTACAACACCATTGCCGATGAACTTTTGGACATTGCCAACAGAGAAGAAATCTTTTTCAAAAAACTAAAAAAAGCCATCAGCTAA
- a CDS encoding 3-oxoacyl-ACP synthase has product MAQNKTYIQSYITIQNNEIVLNGTSVFKIEPTDFADFSKQAYRNFEMQYPKFFKMDALSKLAYLGSELLLSPITSNEEENNIALVLANKSSSLDTDIKYQESISDKENYFPSPAVFVYTLPNICLGEISIRHQLKSENSFFIFDAFNSEFLWNYSGILLNTNKADTVLCGWVEFFNDNYKAFLCTISKEENEKYTNETINTLYNK; this is encoded by the coding sequence ATGGCTCAAAACAAAACCTACATACAATCCTATATCACCATCCAAAACAACGAAATTGTTTTGAACGGAACTTCTGTATTCAAAATTGAACCTACAGATTTTGCTGATTTCTCTAAACAAGCGTACCGTAATTTTGAAATGCAATATCCAAAGTTTTTCAAAATGGATGCTTTGAGCAAACTTGCTTATTTAGGATCAGAATTGCTTTTGAGTCCGATCACTTCAAATGAAGAGGAAAATAATATTGCTTTGGTTTTGGCCAATAAATCGTCAAGTTTAGATACCGATATAAAATATCAGGAATCAATTTCAGACAAAGAAAACTATTTTCCGAGTCCGGCGGTTTTTGTTTATACACTGCCAAATATTTGTTTGGGCGAAATAAGTATACGCCATCAGCTTAAAAGTGAAAATTCTTTCTTTATATTTGATGCTTTCAATTCTGAGTTTTTGTGGAACTATTCAGGGATTTTGTTAAACACAAATAAAGCTGATACCGTTCTTTGTGGCTGGGTTGAATTTTTTAACGACAATTATAAAGCTTTTCTTTGCACGATCAGCAAAGAAGAAAACGAAAAATATACAAACGAAACTATCAATACATTATACAATAAATAA
- a CDS encoding ABC transporter permease: protein MIYKIWMSIVKEFLLLKRDLGGLIILFIMPLVLVITVTLIQDSTFKKVSDSKIPILLVDNDKGSVSKTVFDNLEKSDLFSVVTKLDDKTITEDVARENVYKGKFQLAIVIPENLSSDLQAKVDQNVEKIVSSLGMTDSTAASEPQRIIKEKEVKLYFDPAVQMSFKNAVMSSIDKMISQIETKSIYTTFQNQLGEGNAQFEQKSFISFKEIIPKINNKEVRPNSVQHNVPAWTLFAIFFIVIPLSINIVKEKSQGTFVRLRTNPVSNLVVIIGKTITYSIICMIQFYMMVAVAVFLFPSIGLPSLNIEGHLALMSVVALFSGFAAIGFGILLGTVASTQEQSAPFGATSVIILAAIGGVWVPVFAMPKIMQIIAKSSPMNWGLDAFYDVLLRNVSFLEIIPKISLLFLFFILTTSIALFYDKKKRTV from the coding sequence ATGATATATAAAATTTGGATGTCTATTGTAAAAGAATTTTTACTGCTTAAACGCGATTTAGGCGGTTTGATTATTCTGTTTATCATGCCTTTGGTTCTGGTCATTACCGTTACATTGATTCAGGACAGCACTTTTAAAAAAGTCAGCGATTCTAAAATCCCGATTTTATTGGTTGACAACGACAAGGGTTCTGTTTCTAAAACTGTTTTTGATAATTTAGAAAAAAGCGATTTGTTTAGCGTTGTTACAAAACTCGACGATAAAACGATTACGGAAGATGTTGCCAGAGAAAATGTTTACAAAGGCAAATTTCAATTGGCAATTGTAATCCCAGAAAATTTAAGTTCTGATTTACAGGCAAAAGTGGATCAAAATGTCGAAAAAATTGTAAGCAGTTTAGGCATGACCGATAGTACTGCTGCCAGCGAACCTCAACGAATTATAAAAGAAAAAGAAGTAAAACTGTATTTTGATCCGGCGGTTCAAATGAGTTTTAAAAATGCGGTCATGAGTTCAATCGACAAAATGATTTCGCAAATTGAAACTAAATCTATTTACACGACTTTTCAAAATCAGCTTGGAGAAGGAAATGCGCAATTTGAACAAAAAAGTTTCATTTCATTTAAAGAGATCATTCCGAAAATAAACAACAAAGAAGTTCGTCCAAACTCAGTGCAGCATAATGTTCCGGCGTGGACACTTTTTGCGATATTTTTTATCGTGATTCCGTTATCTATTAATATTGTAAAAGAAAAATCGCAGGGAACATTTGTTCGACTAAGAACCAATCCGGTTTCGAATTTAGTCGTGATTATCGGAAAAACCATTACCTACTCTATCATTTGTATGATTCAGTTTTATATGATGGTTGCCGTTGCAGTGTTTTTATTTCCATCAATCGGACTTCCATCTTTAAATATTGAGGGCCATTTAGCTTTAATGAGCGTTGTGGCGCTATTTTCAGGATTTGCCGCAATTGGATTCGGAATTTTATTGGGAACCGTTGCGAGCACTCAGGAACAATCAGCTCCGTTTGGTGCAACGAGTGTAATCATTCTGGCCGCAATTGGCGGAGTTTGGGTTCCGGTTTTTGCCATGCCGAAAATCATGCAGATTATTGCCAAATCATCTCCGATGAACTGGGGATTAGACGCTTTTTATGACGTTTTACTTCGTAACGTTTCTTTCCTCGAAATCATTCCAAAAATAAGTTTGTTATTTTTGTTTTTCATTCTTACAACATCCATCGCATTATTTTATGACAAAAAGAAAAGAACAGTATAA
- a CDS encoding dialkylrecorsinol condensing enzyme DarA → MKNVLIIYYSQSGQLESIARNIAKPFLNSENINLTFHEIQLEKPFPFPWNKDSFFDAFPESFLQIPTALKPVPEEILNTKFDLVLFHYQVWYLSPSIPINSFLKSDDAKKILNNTPVVTISGSRNMWIMAQEKIKVLLKQANADLVGNAALVDRVGNLISVITIVEWMFSGVKKKYLGIFPLPGVSEKDIQECSQFGEIILDSLNNNNFANLQPKLVEAGAVKISSYLVTVDKTANKIFNKWSNIIYKNQKNRKQLLKVFNVYLFLAIWLISPIVYILHLITYPLKLKTIKKETQYYQGV, encoded by the coding sequence ATGAAAAATGTTCTCATAATTTATTATTCTCAGTCGGGGCAACTGGAATCTATTGCAAGAAACATTGCAAAACCATTTCTAAACTCAGAGAATATAAATCTCACTTTTCACGAAATACAATTAGAAAAACCATTTCCTTTTCCGTGGAATAAAGATTCTTTTTTTGATGCTTTTCCAGAGTCGTTTTTACAGATTCCGACAGCATTAAAACCTGTACCAGAAGAAATTTTAAATACAAAATTTGATTTGGTACTTTTTCATTATCAGGTTTGGTATTTATCGCCATCAATTCCGATTAATTCATTTTTAAAAAGTGATGATGCAAAGAAAATTTTAAATAATACGCCTGTTGTTACAATCAGCGGTTCTAGAAACATGTGGATCATGGCGCAGGAAAAAATTAAAGTTCTGCTGAAACAAGCAAATGCAGATTTAGTTGGAAACGCCGCTTTGGTAGACCGCGTTGGAAATTTAATCAGCGTGATAACAATTGTAGAATGGATGTTTTCTGGTGTTAAGAAAAAGTATCTCGGTATTTTTCCGCTGCCAGGAGTCTCAGAAAAAGACATACAAGAGTGCAGTCAGTTTGGAGAAATCATATTAGATTCCTTAAACAATAACAATTTTGCTAATTTACAACCAAAATTAGTCGAAGCTGGAGCTGTAAAAATAAGTTCATATTTAGTGACTGTCGACAAAACAGCCAATAAAATTTTCAATAAATGGTCAAATATCATTTATAAAAATCAAAAAAACCGAAAACAGCTTCTTAAAGTATTTAATGTTTATTTATTCCTTGCGATATGGTTAATTTCACCAATAGTGTATATATTGCACCTTATTACCTATCCGCTTAAGTTAAAAACTATAAAAAAGGAAACTCAATATTATCAAGGAGTTTAG
- a CDS encoding beta-ketoacyl-ACP synthase III, giving the protein MFEVYITKAAKYLPNDAVSNDEMEAYLGLINDTASKARRIILRNNKITSRYYAVDKDGKSTHSNAELTKNAILPLFDEDFTPQDLEVLSCGTSTPDIFLPSHAAMVHGLLKNKSVELNSSTGVCCAGMNSLKFGFLSIRSGNSKNAICTGSEKVSTWLNAQKYNHEADNLKSLEEQPIIAFKKDFLRWMLSDGAGAFLLENKPRGPISLKIEWMEAFSYAYELETCMYAGGDKLENGEIKSWSDYAPEQWLNESVFSIKQDVKLLDEFILSKGAESMKDAMDKNNIKADDVTYFIPHVSSNFFVEGLKKGLTEKGIGMSDDKWFMNLSRVGNVGSASIYLALEELMNSGNLKKGDHILLSVPESGRFSFAYAYLTVC; this is encoded by the coding sequence ATGTTTGAAGTATATATTACAAAAGCTGCAAAATATTTGCCAAATGACGCTGTTTCTAACGATGAAATGGAAGCTTATTTAGGACTTATCAACGATACTGCCTCAAAAGCAAGACGTATTATTTTGCGCAATAATAAAATTACAAGCCGATATTATGCTGTTGATAAAGATGGAAAAAGCACTCACAGCAATGCCGAATTAACAAAAAATGCAATTTTGCCGTTATTCGATGAAGATTTTACGCCTCAGGATTTAGAAGTACTTTCATGCGGAACCTCAACTCCGGATATTTTCCTGCCTTCGCACGCTGCGATGGTTCATGGTTTATTAAAAAACAAATCGGTAGAATTAAACTCTTCAACAGGAGTTTGCTGCGCTGGAATGAACTCTCTTAAATTTGGTTTTCTTTCCATACGCTCTGGAAATTCAAAAAATGCAATCTGCACAGGATCAGAAAAAGTTTCAACCTGGCTGAATGCCCAAAAATACAATCACGAAGCAGACAATTTAAAAAGTCTGGAAGAACAGCCAATTATTGCTTTCAAAAAAGATTTTTTACGCTGGATGTTATCTGACGGAGCTGGTGCTTTTCTTTTAGAAAATAAACCAAGAGGCCCAATTTCACTAAAAATAGAATGGATGGAAGCTTTTTCGTATGCTTACGAATTAGAAACCTGCATGTACGCCGGAGGTGATAAATTAGAAAACGGAGAAATCAAATCATGGAGCGATTACGCACCAGAACAATGGTTGAACGAATCTGTTTTTTCTATCAAACAAGACGTTAAATTATTAGACGAATTTATCTTGTCAAAAGGTGCCGAAAGCATGAAAGATGCGATGGACAAAAACAATATCAAGGCTGACGACGTTACTTATTTTATTCCTCACGTTTCTTCTAACTTTTTTGTGGAAGGATTGAAAAAAGGATTAACAGAGAAAGGAATTGGAATGAGTGATGATAAATGGTTTATGAATCTTTCGAGAGTTGGTAATGTGGGTTCTGCCTCTATTTATTTGGCTTTAGAAGAATTAATGAATTCAGGAAATTTGAAAAAAGGAGATCACATTCTTTTATCAGTTCCAGAAAGCGGAAGATTTTCTTTTGCATATGCATATTTAACAGTTTGCTAA
- a CDS encoding beta-ketoacyl synthase N-terminal-like domain-containing protein: protein MLREIYITETNCITPLGFDVESNIEAILRGDSGIQLHNDISLMPNSFYASIISDEKINSAFAKISTETQYSRLEKMMILALEPIIKNAGVELNSKTAFILSTTKGNVTALKDNSEASFNNAHLDVLAKNIADFFHFQTQPIVVSNACVSGILAVSIAKRMIQSELYDNVFVVAGDEVSEFVLSGFNAFQAMSDLPCKPYSKNRTGVSLGEATAAILISAEAKNAKIKIIGDSSINDANHISGPSRTGEGLFRSIQNALKEAQIEANKLDYISAHGTATPFNDEMEAIAFSRLGLQNVPVNSLKGFYGHTLGASGLLETVIAIESANQNTLFESKGFDEIGVSEPINVIEKNEEATIKYFLKTASGFGGCNTAVVFEKIKSNL, encoded by the coding sequence ATGTTAAGAGAAATATACATCACAGAAACAAATTGTATCACGCCGTTAGGTTTTGATGTTGAGTCCAATATTGAAGCGATTCTTCGTGGTGATTCAGGAATTCAGCTTCACAATGACATTTCTTTGATGCCGAATTCATTTTATGCTTCAATCATTTCTGATGAAAAAATAAACAGTGCCTTTGCAAAAATCAGTACTGAAACCCAATATTCCCGTTTAGAGAAAATGATGATTTTGGCTTTAGAGCCGATTATCAAAAATGCTGGAGTTGAATTAAATTCAAAAACGGCTTTTATACTTTCTACTACGAAAGGAAATGTTACGGCTTTAAAAGACAATTCTGAAGCAAGTTTTAATAACGCACATTTAGATGTTTTAGCAAAAAACATTGCCGATTTCTTCCATTTTCAAACACAGCCAATTGTAGTTTCAAATGCCTGCGTTTCTGGAATTTTAGCCGTTTCAATTGCTAAAAGAATGATTCAGTCTGAACTTTATGACAATGTTTTTGTGGTTGCCGGCGACGAAGTTTCAGAATTTGTTTTGTCTGGATTTAATGCTTTTCAGGCGATGAGCGATCTGCCATGTAAACCGTATTCTAAAAACAGAACCGGAGTAAGTTTAGGCGAAGCAACCGCTGCGATTTTAATTTCGGCGGAAGCCAAAAATGCCAAAATAAAAATAATTGGAGACAGTTCGATAAACGATGCGAACCATATTTCAGGTCCGTCAAGAACGGGCGAAGGTTTGTTCAGAAGTATCCAGAATGCTTTGAAAGAAGCCCAGATCGAAGCTAATAAATTAGATTATATTTCAGCACACGGAACCGCAACGCCATTTAACGATGAAATGGAAGCGATTGCATTCAGCCGTTTGGGTTTACAAAATGTTCCTGTAAATAGTTTAAAAGGATTTTACGGTCATACACTTGGCGCTTCGGGACTATTGGAAACAGTAATCGCGATTGAATCTGCGAATCAAAATACACTTTTTGAATCGAAAGGTTTTGATGAAATTGGCGTTAGTGAACCTATCAATGTGATTGAGAAAAATGAAGAGGCGACTATTAAATATTTTTTGAAGACAGCTTCTGGATTTGGAGGTTGTAATACGGCTGTGGTTTTTGAAAAGATAAAATCCAACTTGTAA
- a CDS encoding acyl-CoA thioesterase, whose product MTKRKEQYNEATDLTVSHEIRIRFNETDPLGIVWHGNYITYFEDGREAFGRKHGLTYLDIGNTGYTTPIVKSKCEHKLSLRYGDVVTIETTVVDTPAAKMIYRFKIIDEKGEVACTGETVQVFLDKEGNLMLTNPPFYEEWKRKVGLLK is encoded by the coding sequence ATGACAAAAAGAAAAGAACAGTATAACGAAGCCACAGACTTAACCGTTTCGCACGAAATCAGAATTCGTTTTAACGAAACTGATCCGTTGGGAATTGTTTGGCACGGCAATTATATTACCTATTTTGAAGATGGACGAGAAGCGTTTGGACGTAAACACGGACTTACTTATCTGGATATTGGAAATACAGGTTACACAACACCAATAGTAAAATCAAAATGCGAACATAAATTGTCTTTGCGCTACGGCGATGTCGTAACAATTGAAACAACAGTTGTTGACACGCCCGCAGCCAAAATGATTTATCGTTTTAAAATTATTGACGAAAAAGGTGAAGTAGCGTGTACGGGAGAAACCGTTCAGGTTTTTTTAGATAAAGAAGGAAATTTAATGCTTACGAATCCGCCTTTTTATGAGGAATGGAAACGAAAAGTGGGGTTATTGAAGTAG
- a CDS encoding ABC transporter permease has product MIVNTGVDIQNYLPHRAPMLMVDLILDIDANFVETIFLIKEDNIFVENNVFIEAGLIENTAQTCSAIVGKKYFFDEDGTENENVNVIGFISALKNVKIHSLPKVGDTIITKADLVSKFAGDDYTLCTMNCKSSVEDQLLLECEINLFIQKTVSVG; this is encoded by the coding sequence ATGATCGTGAATACTGGAGTTGACATACAAAATTATTTACCGCACCGAGCACCAATGCTTATGGTAGATTTGATTTTGGATATTGATGCCAACTTTGTAGAAACCATTTTTTTGATAAAAGAAGACAATATTTTTGTTGAAAATAATGTTTTTATCGAAGCCGGTTTAATCGAAAATACGGCGCAGACCTGCTCGGCCATTGTTGGAAAAAAATACTTTTTTGACGAAGACGGAACAGAAAATGAGAACGTAAATGTAATTGGATTTATCAGTGCCTTAAAAAATGTAAAAATTCATTCGCTGCCAAAAGTCGGCGATACCATAATTACCAAAGCAGATTTAGTTTCAAAATTCGCTGGCGACGATTACACTTTATGCACAATGAACTGTAAAAGTTCTGTCGAAGACCAGTTACTTTTAGAATGCGAAATTAACTTGTTTATTCAAAAAACAGTTTCGGTTGGATAA
- a CDS encoding ABC transporter ATP-binding protein: MQSIIKIESLSKKYKDADQYSLNNVSLNINEGEIFGLLGPNGAGKTTLISMLCGLVKPTSGHFTIDGLDYQHHSSKIKKIIGVVPQEYALYPTLTARENLHYFGSMYGLKGSDLKDKVIETLDLLGLLKFADKRVETFSGGMKRRVNLIAGILHKPKVLFLDEPTVGVDVQSKNAIIDYLKVLNENGTTIIYTSHHLAEAEDFCTNLAILDRGQIYAKGTPSILINSVEEARNLEDVFISLTGKDLRDDI, from the coding sequence TTGCAATCCATAATTAAAATAGAATCACTTTCGAAAAAGTACAAAGATGCAGACCAGTATTCTTTGAACAATGTTTCGCTAAATATAAATGAAGGAGAAATTTTTGGACTTCTGGGTCCAAACGGCGCCGGAAAAACAACCTTAATTTCGATGCTCTGCGGATTGGTTAAACCGACTTCGGGTCATTTTACTATTGATGGTTTAGATTATCAGCATCATTCTTCAAAAATTAAAAAAATCATAGGTGTTGTTCCTCAGGAATATGCCTTATACCCTACTCTTACAGCAAGAGAAAACCTGCATTATTTTGGAAGTATGTACGGTTTAAAAGGTTCAGATTTAAAAGATAAAGTAATCGAAACTTTAGATCTTTTGGGTTTACTAAAATTTGCTGATAAAAGGGTAGAAACCTTTTCGGGCGGAATGAAACGCCGTGTCAATTTAATTGCTGGAATTCTGCACAAACCAAAAGTTTTATTTTTAGATGAACCAACCGTTGGTGTTGATGTTCAGTCTAAAAATGCTATTATCGATTATCTAAAAGTGTTGAACGAAAACGGAACCACTATTATTTATACTTCGCATCATTTGGCTGAAGCCGAAGATTTCTGCACCAATCTTGCCATTTTAGACCGAGGACAAATTTACGCCAAAGGAACACCTTCAATTTTAATCAATTCTGTTGAAGAAGCCCGAAATCTCGAAGACGTTTTTATTTCATTAACCGGTAAAGACCTGAGAGATGATATATAA
- a CDS encoding lipid A biosynthesis acyltransferase: MSQWDGKSKGTVLGYKIFVFLIQKAGVKAAYVLLYFVASYYFLFLRKSNKAIFYYFKERLQYSSFKSKKMVFKSYYTFGQTIIDKISISAGLRNKFTYEFDGIETLKKLLAEKKGGVLISAHVGNFEIAEHFFGEIDLDFQINLVTTDLEHSAIKNYLETVTQKPTVKFIIIKEDLSHIFEINAALANNELVCFTGDRYFEGTKSLSENFLGKEANFPAGPFLIASRLKVPVVFVYVMKEPNLHYHLYSREAEVKHRDEKTLLKEYVKSVESILKKYPLQWFNYFDFWNAFKGS; the protein is encoded by the coding sequence ATGAGTCAATGGGATGGCAAATCAAAAGGAACAGTTTTAGGTTATAAAATATTCGTTTTTTTGATTCAAAAAGCGGGTGTCAAAGCCGCTTATGTCTTACTTTATTTTGTCGCTTCCTATTATTTTTTATTTCTAAGAAAAAGCAACAAAGCCATTTTTTATTATTTTAAAGAAAGGCTGCAATATTCCAGTTTCAAATCCAAGAAAATGGTTTTCAAAAGTTACTACACTTTTGGACAGACTATTATTGATAAAATTTCGATTTCTGCTGGTCTCAGAAATAAATTCACTTACGAATTTGACGGAATCGAAACGCTTAAAAAGCTCCTTGCCGAGAAAAAAGGCGGCGTTTTGATTAGCGCGCATGTCGGAAATTTCGAAATTGCAGAACATTTTTTTGGAGAAATAGATCTTGATTTCCAAATCAATCTAGTCACTACAGATTTAGAACATTCTGCGATTAAGAATTATTTAGAAACCGTTACCCAAAAACCAACCGTTAAATTTATCATCATTAAAGAAGATTTGTCTCATATTTTTGAGATCAATGCTGCTTTGGCCAATAACGAATTGGTTTGTTTTACTGGTGATCGTTATTTTGAAGGCACCAAATCTTTATCTGAAAACTTTCTTGGAAAAGAAGCAAATTTCCCAGCTGGTCCTTTTCTAATTGCTTCAAGACTTAAAGTTCCTGTAGTTTTTGTTTATGTAATGAAAGAGCCCAATCTGCATTATCATTTATATTCAAGAGAAGCAGAAGTAAAACACCGCGATGAAAAAACACTTTTAAAAGAATATGTAAAAAGCGTTGAAAGTATTCTAAAAAAATATCCCCTTCAATGGTTTAATTATTTCGATTTTTGGAATGCTTTTAAAGGTTCATAG
- a CDS encoding beta-ketoacyl-[acyl-carrier-protein] synthase family protein, with translation MNRRVVITGMGIYSCIGTSLDEVKDSLYQGKSGIQFDSERKEFGFQSALTGMVPKADLKNLLTRRQRMSIGEETEYAYMATIEALKNANIDDAFFDEHEVGIMYGNDSVSKAIIDATDIVREKKDTALIGSGAIFKSMNSTVTMNLSTIFKLRGINLTVSAACASGSHSIGLAYFLIKSGFQDIIITGGAQEINKYAMSSFDGLGVFSNRESDPEKASRPFDKDRDGLIPSGGGATLILESYESAIARGANIIAEIGGYGFSSNGGHISTPNVEGPATAMKRALDDAKLNASDIEYINAHATSTPVGDANEAKAIFEVFGEKNPPVSSTKSMTGHECWMAGASEIIYSTLMMQHDFIAPNINLENPDEDASKLNLVKTTLNKKFDIFLSNSFGFGGTNSALVVKKFKLNDE, from the coding sequence ATGAATAGAAGAGTTGTAATTACTGGAATGGGAATTTATTCTTGTATCGGAACTTCTTTAGACGAAGTAAAAGATTCACTATACCAAGGAAAATCTGGTATTCAGTTTGATTCTGAACGTAAAGAATTTGGTTTCCAATCAGCTTTAACAGGAATGGTTCCGAAAGCCGATTTAAAAAATTTACTGACTCGCAGACAGCGTATGAGCATTGGTGAAGAGACCGAGTATGCTTATATGGCAACTATAGAAGCATTGAAAAATGCAAATATTGATGATGCTTTTTTTGATGAGCATGAAGTGGGTATTATGTACGGAAACGACAGCGTTTCTAAAGCAATCATTGATGCAACAGATATTGTACGAGAAAAAAAAGACACAGCCTTAATTGGTTCTGGAGCAATTTTTAAATCGATGAATTCTACCGTAACAATGAATCTTTCGACGATTTTCAAACTTCGCGGTATCAATCTTACTGTGAGTGCAGCCTGCGCAAGCGGTTCGCATTCCATCGGATTAGCCTATTTTTTAATAAAAAGCGGATTTCAAGATATTATAATTACCGGCGGTGCACAGGAAATTAATAAATATGCCATGAGCAGTTTTGACGGACTTGGCGTTTTTTCTAACCGAGAAAGCGATCCTGAAAAAGCCTCAAGACCTTTTGATAAAGATCGTGACGGATTAATTCCGAGTGGCGGCGGCGCAACTTTGATTCTTGAAAGTTATGAGTCTGCAATCGCAAGAGGTGCCAATATTATTGCAGAAATCGGCGGTTACGGATTTTCTTCAAACGGCGGGCATATTTCAACTCCAAACGTTGAAGGGCCTGCAACAGCAATGAAACGTGCACTTGATGATGCAAAATTAAATGCTTCGGACATTGAATACATAAACGCTCATGCAACCTCAACACCTGTTGGAGATGCAAACGAAGCAAAAGCTATCTTTGAAGTTTTTGGAGAAAAAAATCCTCCTGTAAGTTCTACAAAATCAATGACAGGCCACGAATGCTGGATGGCAGGAGCCAGCGAAATAATCTATTCTACCTTAATGATGCAGCATGATTTTATTGCTCCAAACATCAATTTGGAAAATCCAGATGAAGATGCTTCAAAATTAAATTTAGTTAAAACTACGTTAAACAAAAAATTTGACATATTTTTGTCCAATTCTTTCGGTTTCGGAGGAACCAACTCTGCGTTGGTGGTTAAAAAGTTTAAATTGAACGATGAATAA